The Sorangiineae bacterium MSr11367 genome window below encodes:
- a CDS encoding methyltransferase domain-containing protein, with product MATPWDRAARGYVEEWVPRFTPYHLDLIQEAKVEPGQRVLVACCGPGTEVLAAARAVGETGRVRATDKSAEMVKICGELADAAGLENVYCEEADAKDASGGLFDLVVCAFGLWQLDDRVGALTAWGRSLSSSGKVAVMTWGPTEEDDPFERASLCLQHLEPDFVPPAPRILSQRDSMAQMFEEAQLTMVRHTVFRHTLAFKRAEDFFNALRETYPWNEIWDQLGDARMSRVAARFYGLVGGPDAPLSWDPAATLAIAGLPGSEIEVASRRSSVHVPISKGSTPNLK from the coding sequence ATGGCGACCCCGTGGGATCGTGCTGCGCGCGGCTATGTCGAAGAGTGGGTACCGCGATTTACGCCGTATCACCTCGATTTGATTCAGGAGGCGAAGGTCGAGCCGGGGCAGCGCGTGCTGGTGGCGTGCTGCGGCCCAGGCACGGAGGTTCTCGCGGCGGCCCGCGCCGTGGGTGAGACCGGTAGGGTCCGCGCCACCGACAAGAGTGCCGAGATGGTGAAGATCTGCGGCGAGCTGGCGGACGCGGCGGGGCTGGAGAACGTCTACTGCGAGGAGGCCGACGCCAAGGACGCGAGCGGTGGCCTGTTCGATCTGGTGGTCTGCGCCTTCGGGCTCTGGCAACTCGACGACCGGGTAGGGGCGCTCACCGCCTGGGGGCGTTCGCTCTCCAGCTCGGGCAAGGTCGCGGTGATGACCTGGGGCCCCACGGAGGAGGACGATCCGTTCGAGCGGGCGAGCCTCTGCCTGCAGCACCTCGAGCCGGACTTCGTTCCACCGGCGCCGCGCATCCTGTCGCAACGCGACTCCATGGCGCAGATGTTCGAGGAGGCGCAGCTCACGATGGTGCGCCACACGGTCTTCCGTCACACGCTCGCCTTCAAGCGCGCGGAGGACTTCTTCAACGCGCTCCGCGAGACCTATCCGTGGAACGAGATTTGGGATCAGTTGGGCGATGCGCGCATGTCCCGTGTCGCTGCACGATTCTATGGCCTCGTGGGCGGGCCGGATGCGCCGCTCTCCTGGGATCCTGCGGCCACCTTGGCGATTGCAGGTCTTCCGGGTTCGGAGATCGAGGTAGCCTCGCGCCGCTCGAGCGTGCACGTACCGATCAGCAAGGGCTCCACGCCTAACCTGAAATGA
- the gcvT gene encoding glycine cleavage system aminomethyltransferase GcvT: MNPPASPPDSPKASATEERRTSIHEEHVKHGGRMVPFAGWSMPIQYSGIVDEHQAVRNACGLFDVSHMGELEMRGPHAGQVVNYLVTNDVGQLAVGQALYTACCNASGTILDDLIVYRAGDDRYLTVCNASNRDKMVEVFRSAAEDHCEFEDRSDSTALIALQGPKAFEVLALAGSDAAKLSELKSFHFRDAVVANIACTVARTGYTGEDGVEIFCAWNEAPALWRHLVELGTPLGLKPVGLGARDTLRLEARLSLYGNDIDETTNPLEAGLAWVVKLGKGDFVGREALEKVKAEPLARKLVGFEVTGRGVARHGYPLRDLQGNEVGICTSGSPGPTVGKNIGLGYLPANLTAIGTQFLVDCRGRNIEATVVKTPFYKANKGAVSK, translated from the coding sequence ATGAATCCTCCCGCTTCCCCCCCTGATTCCCCCAAAGCCAGCGCCACCGAAGAGCGGCGCACCTCGATCCATGAGGAACACGTCAAGCACGGCGGCCGCATGGTCCCCTTCGCCGGCTGGTCGATGCCCATCCAGTACAGCGGAATCGTCGACGAGCATCAAGCCGTTCGCAACGCGTGCGGTTTGTTCGACGTTTCGCACATGGGTGAGCTCGAGATGCGCGGCCCGCACGCCGGACAGGTGGTCAACTACCTGGTGACCAACGACGTCGGGCAGCTCGCGGTCGGGCAAGCGCTCTACACCGCATGTTGCAACGCCAGCGGGACGATCCTCGATGACCTCATCGTCTACCGCGCCGGCGACGACCGTTACCTGACGGTGTGCAACGCCTCGAACCGTGACAAGATGGTCGAAGTTTTCCGCAGCGCCGCCGAGGATCACTGCGAGTTCGAAGACCGCAGCGACTCCACGGCGCTCATCGCGCTGCAAGGTCCCAAGGCCTTCGAGGTGCTCGCCCTCGCAGGGAGCGACGCGGCCAAGCTGTCGGAGCTCAAGAGCTTTCACTTCCGCGATGCCGTGGTGGCCAACATCGCCTGCACGGTGGCCCGCACCGGATACACCGGCGAGGACGGGGTCGAGATCTTCTGCGCGTGGAACGAAGCGCCCGCGCTTTGGCGGCACTTGGTGGAGCTGGGCACGCCGCTCGGGCTCAAGCCCGTGGGGCTCGGGGCGCGCGACACGCTCCGGCTCGAGGCGCGGCTTTCGCTTTATGGCAACGACATCGACGAGACGACCAACCCTCTCGAAGCGGGGCTCGCTTGGGTGGTCAAGCTCGGCAAGGGCGACTTCGTGGGGCGCGAGGCGCTGGAGAAGGTGAAGGCCGAGCCGCTCGCGCGCAAACTGGTCGGCTTCGAGGTCACCGGCCGCGGCGTGGCCCGGCACGGTTACCCCCTCCGCGATCTCCAAGGTAACGAGGTGGGCATCTGCACGAGCGGAAGCCCTGGGCCGACCGTTGGCAAGAACATCGGTCTCGGCTATCTGCCTGCCAACCTTACGGCCATTGGAACCCAGTTCCTGGTCGACTGCCGGGGGCGGAACATCGAAGCGACCGTCGTCAAAACACCGTTTTACAAAGCGAACAAAGGGGCTGTATCCAAATGA